One window from the genome of Longimicrobium sp. encodes:
- a CDS encoding pentapeptide repeat-containing protein, whose protein sequence is MGIVKRALGFVSGLGSGRDANLPASWPPGHQRDEVERRLASEERSLSRLDLTGADLTGLDLAGVDLSHSNLRDVKLAGCNLAGANLTECCLCNTDFTGANLREAVLRDASVLRTGAMRPVVLERADLSGADARGIDLSRARLAGAILEGANLTEASLHKADLTGARMANATLSGANLRHAQMRDADLSGATLNAADMAGVRAHGVRLTGARCRRANLGDAVLEAADLTGADLSDAHVGGANLRGSRLRGATLRGADLDSVIFEAAELDGADFSGAHNHVVEATAR, encoded by the coding sequence ATGGGGATCGTGAAGCGTGCTCTCGGGTTCGTCAGCGGGCTGGGCTCCGGACGCGACGCGAACCTCCCCGCGAGCTGGCCTCCCGGCCACCAGCGCGACGAGGTGGAGCGCAGGCTGGCGTCGGAGGAGCGCTCCCTGTCGCGCCTGGACCTGACGGGGGCCGACCTCACGGGGCTGGACCTGGCCGGCGTGGACCTGAGCCACTCCAACCTGCGCGACGTGAAGCTGGCGGGGTGCAACCTGGCGGGCGCGAACCTCACCGAGTGCTGCCTCTGCAACACGGACTTCACCGGCGCCAACCTGCGCGAGGCCGTGCTGCGCGACGCCAGCGTCCTGCGCACCGGCGCCATGCGTCCCGTCGTGCTGGAGCGCGCGGACCTCAGCGGGGCGGACGCGCGCGGCATCGACCTGTCGCGCGCGCGGCTCGCGGGGGCGATCCTGGAGGGCGCGAACCTCACCGAAGCCTCGCTGCACAAGGCCGACCTGACCGGCGCGCGCATGGCGAACGCCACCCTCAGCGGCGCCAACCTCCGCCACGCGCAGATGCGGGACGCGGACCTGAGCGGCGCGACGCTGAATGCCGCGGACATGGCCGGCGTCCGCGCCCACGGCGTGCGCCTGACCGGCGCCCGCTGCCGCCGCGCCAACCTCGGCGATGCCGTCCTGGAAGCCGCAGACCTCACCGGCGCCGACCTCTCGGATGCGCACGTGGGCGGCGCGAACCTGCGCGGGAGCCGCCTCCGTGGCGCCACCCTGCGCGGCGCCGACCTGGACAGCGTCATCTTCGAAGCGGCCGAGCTGGACGGCGCGGACTTCTCCGGCGCCCACAACCACGTCGTCGAGGCGACTGCCCGCTAA